Genomic DNA from Lactuca sativa cultivar Salinas chromosome 8, Lsat_Salinas_v11, whole genome shotgun sequence:
GTTAATATTTCTAATGATAACAAGGTTCTTGTGGGTTGTCCTCATGACCCAAATTGAGTTAAATAAATATAGgagaaattagtttattatttattatggtttaataattaattataaacTATTTGGAAATTATATTGGGAATtagttaaatagttttaattaattaaaagggttgaatattaattaatcaatAGTTGGTTGATTGGAATATTTTAGAACCCTTAAAGAATTAGGGTTGGAGGAAAATTCACTCCATTCCACATGAGATGGAGGTGAACTTCTAATTTGACTTTTATCCCACATGGGAAGGGAGGCAAATTTAAGGAAtgcatccaagactataaatggGGCTTTAAGGATCTCATAACTCCTTgtaccttgtctaaacaaattcaCCAACTATCGTCATCTCTCTATATGGGATGGTTTCTAACCCACTCTGGTTTTATGACATTGACTATTCTCCTAATTATTTCTATTGAGTTTGATACAATTAGAGGGATTTGGTTTAGGTTCTCTCATCCAAGCAACCTTAAAGATGACAAGATCTCAAACATGGAGATCATTGGCATCATAAGAGGTATGTTATCCttacttctttttcttttatgtTTTAGTAGAGTAGTAGTAATAATAAGAAACTTAATTAAATCCTTGCGGTGCATGAACGCATatgattattgttatgtttccGTTGCGCATAATTGTGCGTGTAGATGCATAGAAAATCCAACAATACTAGCACAGACTAGGAGACCCATATACAAAAAATGGGAATTTAGCATGTTCATCACACAAAATTCTCGCAAGACGATGAATCTTCAAGTCATCCACTCCACCCCCATAAATTTACTTTTATGCATGTTGAGTTTTAAACAGGAGACTGAAAAGAAGCATCTCGAGATTTGATTGAGGCTTACAATATTCATATCCGACCAACACCTTTTTATCCATTTTCTCCACTTTAGGCTAAACTCCATTTGCTCCATaataaaatccaaaaatcacaattAAGAGAATCAAAAGTTTTATCAAAATCAATTTTAAAAACCTATATTTTTATCTTAATATCCGAGCAACACCCTTTTATCTATTTTCTCCGCTTTAGGTTAAACTCCATTTGCTCCATaataaaatccaaaaatcacaattAAGAGAATCGAAAGCTTTCAAAATCAATTTTCAAAAACCAATATTTTTAtcttcacttttttttttatccCACGTGTAAAGCTCGTTACTCACCAAAGAACCATCAGGAATATTTCTCCATTCAATATAGGCTTATTGCTCCGGTCCTACAACCTTATTAATAACCATCTTCAGACGCAAGGCAAGAAGCTTGGATAAAATTTTATACATTCAATATTTTTGAATTCGGGAGGTGGATGAAACTAAcataaatttgaaaaagaaagaTAAAGATAAAGGACCAATATGAGAATATCTTTATATAAGACGGACTGATATTTGAAACGATGCAGAAGAAAGAAGATAAGGAGAATCTTAGCATTGCTCATTGCTAGGTAACTATACATTAGGCATCATGTGGCGCACCTTTTTCAGTATTGAAAACGACCATTTTAACCACATGACATTCCCAATTAACACACGTGCTCTTTAATTTCACTTGTAACGCGTAAgtcccattatatatatatatatatatatatatatatatatatatatatatatatatatatatatatatatatatatatatatatatatatctatatatatatatatatatatatatatatatatatatatatatatatatatatatatatatatatatatatatatatatatatatatatatatatatatacacacacgaaTGGATGTATGTGAATCATTGCTGGTATGAACTCGTCATATCTTTGATGTAGGTCACCTCCTAGAGTTCTTGAAGATTTTAGTGGGCTGTGGGAAGACAATGAAAAGAAACTGTAGTATTAGTGTGCTTGTGTGTGGTCTTTTTCAGGTTTCAACGAAAGATTTCCGGATCAACGCACCAAGTTGACCCTACTCTAGTCTTTTTCGTCTTCCTCTTCTCAGTACTTTAATGCATATATACATGCTTACTCAGGCGTCACTTCTCCATATATATCCAAGTAGCTTAAAGGGTCCATTAATGATGAAGAGTGCAGCAAATATGGGGGAAGCCTCGTCATTTCATGAACCGAAGTACAAAGGTGTGAGGAAGAGGAAATGGGGAAGGTGGGTGTCGGAGATCAGGCTGCCCAACAGCCGTGAGAGGATCTGGTTAGGCTCGTATGACTCGCCAGAGAAAGCTGCTAGAGCTTTCGATGCTGCGGCGTTTTGTCTTCGAGGCACCTCCGCCAAGTTCAATTTTCCCGACCAACCACCAAATATTCCCGGAGGAAGGTCACTTTCTCCCTCCGAGATACAAGCTGCCGCCGCTCACTTTGCCAATTCATTCCCATTATTCCCATCTACGTCAGGCTCAGTTTCAGAAGCCGCCGTCCCCATGGAGGCAGAAACCTCCACCCCCTCCCTTCTCTTAccagataataataataatgtgacGGATTACGGAATATTTCCAGGATTTGATGATTACTTCATGCGATCACCCATCGTTTCTTCAAGGTCTCCTGATTACGATGATGAGGAGAACTTAAGCTACTGGGATATCTCGCAAGACCCATCATTCCTCTGGAGCTTTTAATCAATCCAGTTATACATACCATCAACCATATTGAAGTacattatacatacatacatacacctgCCGGAAAAAAGTGTCAAATTCCCGGATTATATTTGTCGCCGGAGTTGCTGACAGAGGTGATTGTGGAGATGAATTTTTCAATATGGAGCCTACCTCCTAAAGGTGAGCCATTACCATTCGTACACGTCGAATAATCTTTTTCATGTACTATGCactatagttgttatttttaagaGAAGGGTGTTGGGATTAATACACCTTCACACCTCATTGACCGCTTTATAaaaaattaacatataattaacTACTAATAATCAATAATCAGTTTTATGAAAAAAATTGCAATATCACTAATAAAAATATCTTAAAATTAAATTAGAATCTTTATATGGGGTGGTGCAACAAGAAACCATGCTATCTTTACTTTGTTTTGTTTTGATTAATGCAATCTTTACTTTGCTTTGTTTTGATTACTCCGGTTTACGAAATCATTAAATGAAATCTAGATATTTTATTTAGAGGAAGCATAGAAACGACACTTCTGATACTTTATTTAGAGGAAGCATAGAAACATCGCTTGCGAGTTGTGACGTTTTGATTAATTTCAAGCTCGCGTACTATTCCGTTTACGAAATCATACAATGGAATCTCGATATTTTAATGTACTTTTGTTTAAAAATACATTATTATTTAAGGGTTATATtaagaaaaaaaactttttaattTCAATAGAATAACAAATTAATTTTGTTTATTAGCAAAAAATCGTAAGTAAAAGGTCTTTCATTACAAGAAATATTAGCATTAGCGGCGACGCAGGAcaatagcggcgacatgtaaTTGACACGttacatgtcgccgctattgccctGTGTCACCGTTAATGTCAACTAACTGCGATCTGCGTCAAATGAACCTCATACATCCGATTTGTTTTCAATCGAACAGTCGTAAAGGAACGCGAAAACACGCTGACTTTTCTTTCCAAGGTGTCGCCGTTATTGCCCTAATGTCGTCGCTAATACCTTGGCGTCGTTGCTAAAGCCCGCCGCAGATAACCCCCCACAGATTCCTTTTTTGTGTCGTTCTTTCTGACCCTACCCTTTTCTCTCGTTTTTTCCTTTCTGTTCTTTCTCGCTAACACGACGAGGACGACGCTTGAAACCAGGGACATTCCCTTGCTAGACCGCCATCACAAGACCGCCACCTTCCCCCAATTCTCCATTATCGGCGCGACCCATCAGCTCAATTCCGAAATTGCCCACATTAAAGGTCGAATTCCTccttattttttcttatttttctgttTTGGTGCTAATTTGGATGATAAATTGTTAGTATTCTTCAATTTTGTTGAGTGATTTTGTTTGTATTTTGAGATATGAAGTGTATGCATTTTGTGGGATTGTATATATGTTATGAAGTGTTTATGCATTTTGTGGGATTGTATATGTTTTTTCAGATTGGTGGGAAGGGTTTATGCATTTTGTATATGTTtctttgatttatgtttataCCACATtggcttaaaaatgaaatttggcATGAAATTGAAATTGGATATTTAAATTGAATGTATATacatttgtttgattttgtattTAGATGTATAGATTTGTATAAAATTGAAATTGGATTTGCATTTTTTTGAAATGGATGTATACATTTGTTTGGAATTGTATGCTTAATTGTATGAAACTGAAATATGCAAGTTGTGTTGTATGTCTAAATTGAAATGAAAATTGGTATTGAATGTATTGTATACATTTGGtttaattgtatgaaattggaatatacaaattggatgtatacatttggcttaattaggttattaatagcaacttACTTCTAGTAATGTATTGCTTATGGTTTCAAAAGTGCTTAATtttgttagtgacttaatgttgaTCATTACAACTTTAGCTTAATTATGTTATTAACAACAACGTACTTCTAGTAATTTTAGTTTAAtaatagaataaaattaaattaatttaaaaaactcaataaaaaataataaattaattgtaaaatcaaattcaattaattttaaaatcaaagtgCTTAATTTTATTCGTGACTTAATGTTGTCACTTTCTCTTTG
This window encodes:
- the LOC111894243 gene encoding ethylene-responsive transcription factor ERF017, with amino-acid sequence MHIYMLTQASLLHIYPSSLKGPLMMKSAANMGEASSFHEPKYKGVRKRKWGRWVSEIRLPNSRERIWLGSYDSPEKAARAFDAAAFCLRGTSAKFNFPDQPPNIPGGRSLSPSEIQAAAAHFANSFPLFPSTSGSVSEAAVPMEAETSTPSLLLPDNNNNVTDYGIFPGFDDYFMRSPIVSSRSPDYDDEENLSYWDISQDPSFLWSF